One window from the genome of Eucalyptus grandis isolate ANBG69807.140 chromosome 7, ASM1654582v1, whole genome shotgun sequence encodes:
- the LOC104453706 gene encoding MLP-like protein 328, with translation MAQLQGKLEAEVELQSPADKFFKIWRSESHKMPTATSKNIQGVKVHEGDWDQHGAIKIWNYTVEGKSGVFKEKVEFDDDNMSFTLHGIEGDVFDELKVYKPVCKLIPREKGSLAKLSIEYEKYKESDPNPDKYMAFFIDMTKDIDAHVLSA, from the exons ATGGCTCAATTGCAAGGAAAATTAGAAGCTGAAGTCGAACTGCAATCACCGGCTGACAAGTTCTTCAAGATCTGGAGGAGCGAATCCCACAAAATGCCCACCGCCACCTCCAAAAACATTCAAGGAGTCAAAGTTCATGAAGGTGACTGGGATCAACATGGAGCTATCAAGATTTGGAATTACACCGTTG AAGGAAAATCAGGGGTGTTCAAAGAGAAGGTTGAGTTCGACGATGACAACATGTCATTCACCCTCCATGGCATCGAGGGCGACGTCTTCGACGAGTTGAAGGTCTACAAGCCTGTATGCAAGCTCATCCCGAGGGAGAAAGGCAGTCTGGCTAAGTTGAGCATCGAGTACGAGAAGTACAAGGAGAGCGACCCTAACCCCGACAAGTACATGGCGTTCTTCATCGACATGACCAAGGACATCGATGCTCACGTTTTAAGCGCATGA
- the LOC104453707 gene encoding MLP-like protein 423, with protein MAQTRKLEKQAQIKSSPEKLFDVYKNKTDLMPKISPDKLRSIEVIEGDGKSVGSVRLWTYFLGDSVVAKDKIDAIDEGNKSITFDIIGGEVTRYFARYKATIQLVSTGQNNFVKWSVEYEKMNEQVPDPHPQLDFLITMVKEVDNYLVQNP; from the exons ATGGCTCAGACGCGTAAGCTCGAAAAGCAAGCACAGATCAAGTCCTCGCCAGAGAAATTGTTCGACGTTTACAAGAACAAGACCGACTTGATGCCCAAAATCAGCCCCGACAAGTTGCGCAGCATCGAAGTCATTGAAGGTGATGGTAAGAGCGTTGGCTCTGTGAGGCTTTGGACTTACTTCCTCG GTGATTCTGTCGTTGCAAAAGACAAGATAGATGCTATAGACGAGGGGAACAAGTCGATTACATTCGACATCATTGGCGGAGAGGTCACCAGGTACTTTGCTCGCTATAAAGCCACCATTCAGCTGGTCTCGACGGGACAGAATAACTTTGTGAAGTGGAGCGTTGAATATGAGAAGATGAATGAACAAGTTCCTGATCCTCACCCTCAGCTTGACTTCTTGATCACCATGGTCAAAGAGGTGGACAATTACCTTGTCCAGAATCCCTAA